One Anolis carolinensis isolate JA03-04 chromosome 5, rAnoCar3.1.pri, whole genome shotgun sequence DNA segment encodes these proteins:
- the LOC134299412 gene encoding uncharacterized protein LOC134299412 yields the protein MLPSGAGLVPSPAKACRKSKHLSEPTFSWRSAHAPLPADDVVGALQPVLQVAQPQLAGDLVNKAPSLPKDIAVAEGTGAGRQSSSIPLPVLPQFQLGEQSALFLEPSIQPLQPPKGHAYGQPLASQPSTSTAAPGWYYFGPPPSQGRPLSPGEGPSTSWHDYPPSYSGASRSDVPCFDSDMESFLSYEDFVALMVRLSHALKFSAVTAPQTVEDPMFPAEKQQLPTSAMVPALPYLLQLTKSPDVAPVAVLAVTRSIDNLYRVDTSSAPWIAKPPKPNSVVVDVPSSRRSRRIQPSPSDKEGRMMDTLARKVHLSAGLVVHIAHYQTYMAAYQTFLWGLCHQFYIVSDQHCQRADAFHHEVLLLAEQQKGLAMHSADTAGKLFASAMAMCRHASLHSSNLSEEGKAKAEDSAYGCYYCFSS from the coding sequence ATGCTGCCATCGGGAGCGGGGCTGGTGCCATCGCCGGCAAAGGCATGCAGGAAGTCAAAGCACCTTTCTGAGCCGACTTTCTCTTGGAGATCTGCCCACGCACCGCTTCCGGCTGATGACGTTGTGGGCGCTTTGCAGCCAGTGCTGCAAGTAGCACAGCCCCAACTGGCGGGAGACCTTGTAAACAAGGCACCTTCCCTCCCTAAAGACATAGCTGTTGCAGAGGGcactggagctgggaggcaatctTCCTCCATACCTCTGCCGGTCTTGCCCCAATTCCAGCTGGGTGAGCAGTCTGCGCTGTTTTTGGAGCCTTCTATTCAGCCACTACAACCACCAAAAGGCCATGCCTATGGGCAGCCTCTTGCGTCCCAGCCTTCTACATCAACTGCAGCTCCAGGCTGGTATTACTTTGGGCCTCCCCCCTCTCAGGGCCGCCCTTTGTCTCCAGGAGAGGGACCCTCTACCTCATGGCATGATTACCCTCCATCATACTCAGGGGCCTCTCGCTCTGATGTCCCTTGTTTTGATTCAGATATGGAATCTTTTTTGTCTTATGAAGATTTTGTGGCATTGATGGTTCGCCTCTCCCATGCCTTAAAGTTTTCTGCTGTAACTGCTCCGCAGACAGTGGAAGATCCAATGTTTCCAGCAGAAAAACAACAGCTACCAACATCAGCTATGGTTCCAGCTTTACCATACCTTTTACAGCTGACAAAGTCACCAGATGTTGCTCCGGTGGCTGTACTGGCAGTGACAAGGAGTATCGATAATCTCTATCGAGTAGATACATCATCAGCCCCATGGATAGCTAAACCTCCAAAGCCCAATTCAGTGGTGGTGGATGTTCCATCCTCACGACGATCAAGAAGAATTCAACCTAGCCCTTCTGATAAGGAGGGCAGGATGATGGATACCCTTGCAAGGAAAGTTCATCTTTCTGCTGGGCTAGTTGTTCACATTGCGCACTACCAGACGTATATGGCGGCGTATCAAACCTTCTTATGGGGCTTATGTCATCAATTTTACATTGTTTCCGACCAGCATTGCCAACGGGCAGATGCGTTCCATCATGAAGTTCTGTTGTTAGCGGAACAGCAGAAAGGTTTGGCTATGCATTCTGCGGATACTGCAGGCAAACTGTTTGCCTCAGCTATGGCTATGTGCAGGCATGCTTCGTTGCATTCATCTAATCTTTCTGAGGAAGGGAAGGCCAAGGCAGAAGATTCCGCCTATGGATGCTATTACTGTTTTTCATCCTGA